Part of the Catalinimonas alkaloidigena genome is shown below.
ATCGTTCTGATTGTTGCGCTGGGTAGAGGTGGTATCTTTCAAAAAGGAGCCAGTCAATCCACCAGTAAAAGCTCAGCGATGGAGACGCTAAAAAACCGCTATGCCAAAGGAGAAATTGACAAAGCGGAGTTTGAAGAAAGAAAAGCAGAACTGGAAAAGACCAAATAGACGGTGGGTAAATATAAGAAGAACAGCCTTTCACTCACAGGAGCTATTTCTTTGGGAACCGGGGTAATGATTGGTGCAGCTATTTTTGCCTTGCTGGGACAGGTGGCTGAATTTTCTGGTTCATTGTTTCCGATAGCCTTTCTGGTCGGAGCAATAATAGCAGGGTTTAGTGCATATGCCTACATAAAAATGTCAAATGCTTATCCATCTTCCGGAGGTATAGCCATGTACTTAAAGAAAGCTTATGGTAAAGGTATCATAACAGCTGTAGCTGCGCTATTGATGGCTTTCGCCATGGTCATTAACCAGAGTTTGGTAGCACGTACATTCGGATCTTATACCATGCAGTTATTTGATGGAAATCAAAACGATTTCTGGATACCCCTACTGGGCGTGATTTTATTGGTCATCACTTTTTTTGATCAACATTGCTGGTAATAAGGTCATTGACAGGGTTTCCTTCGTCATGGCAATTGTCAAGGTTGGCGGTATAGCCATTTTTGCCGTAGGAGGACTTTGAGCGGCTGGTTTTTCATTTGGAGAAGCTATCCCTTCTGAAATTTCAGGCGACTATTCCGTAGGGAGTTACTTAGGCGCCCTCGCGCTTGCTATCCTGGCTTATGCAGGATTTACCACCATCACTAATAGTGGTGAGGAAATTGTAACGCCTCACAAAAATGTAGTAAGAGCGATATGAATATCACTCCTTATCTGTACTAGACATTATTCTGATAATTTGTTAAGAGGTTCTAGCAGCAGTTCTCATGTTATGTAAACCACAGGCGATGAGTATGACTTGATCACGAGCATCTTTGAAACGTAACCTCACCTTTTCTCTGACAATATTGAGCCTCTTCACTCCTGCCATTACATGTTCTACTGGCACTCTGATTCGGCTTATATCTGTATTTTCCTGTTTCTGCTGTTGTGTTAATTCACCATTTTTGGTTTTTTTATGAGGCATCAACACGCTAATGTTTTCTAGATCATAACCCTGATAGCCTAAATCCTTTATAAGCACAGTATTATCCGGATAACAATGCCCCGCTTCATCAGCTAGCCTCTTGTCATGTACACTCCCTGGATAGGTACTACTGAGAAACAAGATTTGGTCTTGCTGATCAACAATTAGATTGTTGGTAACGGTATGGGCTTTCTTCTTACCGCTGTATTCATGCTTTTGCCGCTCATAGTCCACTGAGCGGGGTATAGGGCGTTCTGTTGCATCCATAAGTAGCACATAACGAGTAAAGGTCTGTAAAAACGCATACAAGGCACTGCCGAAGCGTTTGGGTAATACTTTTAACTGACCTAATGCTCTTTCAAGCAGGGGTAGTAGCACTTTGATCCATTTGCTCACACGGGGTTGTTGCACCCTGAAAAGTTGGCCATGAAAGTGTTGGCGTGGATTTTCCTTCATATAAATCAGAATAAAAAGTAGTTTCTGTCCGCTGCCTGGCAGACTGCACCGTGTATCGTCTTTGAACTTAGGGATACGCCGGGGATTCCCCTCCAAATCATAATGCTGGAAGTAGTTGCGGCACAAGGGGGCAAAGACGGAAAGCAAATCCATAAACTCAGCGGGATGTAAACTCGTTAGTTGTAATAAATTAGGGTGATCTGTTAGGTTATTTTTGTTAGTTTGCATATTAAAAATAGCCAGCAAATTGCCCTTTTTGTTCCTATATTAATTTATCAGAATATCCTCTACTATTGTCTATTTGCTGGTCGCATTCGCGGTATCGGTCAATCTTTCTGTTCCAAAGATTATAGAAGCAAAAGATTACTCCCTGTCTGAAGCGGCCAGGCCTACTTTCGGAAAATATGGCCTATGGTTCACCGTTGGAATCGCCATCATTGCTACCGTATCCAGTGTTTTGGCCAATGTATTTGCTATGTCCAGAATGACAACGATGCTTACCGAAATGAAGCTGATACCTCATAAGCATTTTGGAATGCCGGGTAACCTGCAACAGCATATGTTGACTTATACCATAGTCATCGCCATCACCTTAACCATAATTTTTTTGATCTCAGCAGGATTGCATCTTTAGGAGCAATCTTTTATCTGATTATGGACATCATTACTCTACCCGATGATATTTATCAGTTGATAATCGCAGGCCCCAGTTCGCTCTACTCTTCGCAGAAATAGTTGAAGCAGCCTATCAAAGTCAGCTTGATGCTTGCCTTTTAAATACTGCCGGAACCAATCTAACCCTCTGCGGAAAGTACTCTTGGCTGGATAGCCGTGCTTTTTGATCGCTACTTTTTGTGTTTTATCCAAGAACTCTCTGCCTAAGGACAGGCAAATAGCAAAAGCAATACACACTAAAGCAAATAGTTTTTTCCACTTGTCTAGACTTCGTAAATGTGAACCTTCCAATTTGAAACCGCGTCCTTTCAAACTTTGAAAGAAAACCTCTATGGTCCAGCGTTTGCGATATATGTGCGGAAGCTGCTTAGCAAAGTGAGTACCGATGACATACAACATTTCTCGGTTAGCCAGTCTTCTAATAGCTACATTAACTCTTACTCCATCCACAATAGCATTTTGAAAGTACCGTGTAGACTGGTGAGCCATTAATTCTTCGGCTTGGTAGGTTTCACCGTTACGCAAGGTGATAGTATGATGTTTAGGAACGCGGACACAGAAGGGAATTTCAGCCTTCTGAAGCCAAGTCAGCCACTGATGGCCGATAAATTCTCTATCCATAATGACTGAAGCGATGCGTGCTTTACCTAGCAGCCTTACACACTGCTTCAGTAGATCGATCCGATCTTGATAGTTGCTATTCCCACTT
Proteins encoded:
- a CDS encoding SHOCT domain-containing protein, which translates into the protein MMYGWIIGVILVIVLIVALGRGGIFQKGASQSTSKSSAMETLKNRYAKGEIDKAEFEERKAELEKTK
- a CDS encoding transposase, translated to MQTNKNNLTDHPNLLQLTSLHPAEFMDLLSVFAPLCRNYFQHYDLEGNPRRIPKFKDDTRCSLPGSGQKLLFILIYMKENPRQHFHGQLFRVQQPRVSKWIKVLLPLLERALGQLKVLPKRFGSALYAFLQTFTRYVLLMDATERPIPRSVDYERQKHEYSGKKKAHTVTNNLIVDQQDQILFLSSTYPGSVHDKRLADEAGHCYPDNTVLIKDLGYQGYDLENISVLMPHKKTKNGELTQQQKQENTDISRIRVPVEHVMAGVKRLNIVREKVRLRFKDARDQVILIACGLHNMRTAARTS
- a CDS encoding IS4 family transposase; protein product: MRTVQFCELATELNDEVRETSNERRIQAFFKDALLDYQQVAALLSRFLPPGEVSLSLDRTEWDFGQCQVNILCITACVGKVGLPLYFEMLDNKSGNSNYQDRIDLLKQCVRLLGKARIASVIMDREFIGHQWLTWLQKAEIPFCVRVPKHHTITLRNGETYQAEELMAHQSTRYFQNAIVDGVRVNVAIRRLANREMLYVIGTHFAKQLPHIYRKRWTIEVFFQSLKGRGFKLEGSHLRSLDKWKKLFALVCIAFAICLSLGREFLDKTQKVAIKKHGYPAKSTFRRGLDWFRQYLKGKHQADFDRLLQLFLRRVERTGACDYQLINIIG